From Podospora bellae-mahoneyi strain CBS 112042 chromosome 3, whole genome shotgun sequence, the proteins below share one genomic window:
- a CDS encoding hypothetical protein (COG:A; EggNog:ENOG503P2R2) yields the protein MSDATRWKATIYVGNLPPQATLQTISEAFLPFGEIADISLPKNDGRGPNGADNKSNNNDFLGKGPQQQQQQQSTHRGFAYVEFEDEADAKEAIDNMDQAEIFGRTIKVSAAKIPKSAQTGGLGSKTAVWEQEGWLAENAVSEEDRLASEQAQNRADDPMQGLEGLDVAGPKPE from the exons ATGTCGGACGCAACCCGCTGGAAAGCCACCATCTACGTCGgcaacctccctccccaagcaACCCTGCAAACCATCTCCGAagccttcctcccctttgGTGAAATAGCAgacatctccctccccaaaaacgaCGGCCGCGGACCCAACGGTGCTGACAATAAGTCCAACAATAATGACTTCCTCGGCAAAGgcccccaacaacagcaacaacaacagtcaACTCACCGTGGTTTTGCCTACGTTGAATtcgaggatgaggccgaCGCAAAGGAGGCGATCGACAACATGGACCAAGCTGAGATCTTTGGGAGAACTATCAAGGTTTCCGCAGCCAAGATCCCAAAGAGCGCGCAGACGGGTGGGCTGGGGAGTAAGACTGCTGTTTGGGAGCAG GAGGGATGGTTGGCCGAGAATGCCGTCAGTGAGGAGGACAGGCTCGCCTCTGAGCAGGCTCAGAACAGAGCAGACGATCCAATGCAAGGACTGGAGGGACTGGATGTTGCTGGTCCTAAGCCAGAATGA
- the COX12 gene encoding Cytochrome c oxidase subunit 6B (EggNog:ENOG503P5BS; COG:C; BUSCO:EOG09265JVH) has product MSDEERVTKPFKFVTGVDARFPNTNQTKHCWQNYVDYHKCILAKGEDFAPCRQFWLAYRSLCPSGWYERWDAQREAGNFPVKLE; this is encoded by the exons atgtcTGACGAGGAGCGCGTTACCAAGCCCTTCAAGTTCGTCACCG GTGTCGACGCCCGtttccccaacaccaaccagacCAAGCACTGCTGGCAGAACTACGTCGACTACCACAAGTGCATCCTCGCCAAGGGTGAGGATTTCGCTCCCTGCCGCCAG TTCTGGCTCGCCTACCGGTCTCTGTGCCCTAGCGGTTGGTATGAACGGTGGGACGCCCAGAGAG AGGCTGGCAACTTCCCCGTCAAGCTCGAGTAA
- the SEC31 gene encoding protein transport protein S31 (COG:U; BUSCO:EOG09260A98; EggNog:ENOG503NW7P) → MVRLREIPRTGAFAWSPGSDALVVTGTRSGAVDADFSDETKLELWDLNLDSQEQGLELQPIATISTESRFYDIAWGAPSDEHPLGVVAGAMEDGSLQLWDAQKLKDSEDALISRTTKHTGPVKSLQFNPLRPHVLATAGSKGELFIWDVNDTSTAFRLGTAAAQDIECVAWNRKVSNILAAGSAGGFVSVWDLKTKKLSLTLTPRDRKPVSAIAWDPNNSTSLLTATSDDTSPVISLWNLRNSQVPEKTLQGHDQGILSLSWCQQDPGLLISCGKDNRSLVWNPQTGERYGEFPEATNWAFSTRFNPVNPNLSAIASFDGKITIHTLQNTNPSTAPVPQNSLDDDDFFSKAPTQLQTTSFSLPRAPNWFERPVSVSFGYGGKLVILRKNDTPAGQPRSSKIQIVGFSVDSDIGSATEKFEEAFKSGDLAGICESQIESAKTEEEKAEWQVLKTLSASDGRTKIVEYLGYSKEEEEESNGAEESETAETTETKEETEETGLAPPQANGDGKRKHKRVTSMWGDVDDGEDFLSDLPATKGARTDNPFHLLSEGNTHLEDKITKAIILGKFEKAVNICLKENRIADAFILANCGGKDLVDKVQTAYLAQKKGAPSYLRVINSIIGKNLWDVVYNADLANWKETMVTLCTFADPSEFPDLCEALGDRIYESGSRNDASFCYLVGSKLEKVVDIWIAQLKEAEEAGLKESTNDSTFSVHARSLQQFIEKVTMFRAVTKFTDEEKNLTGGWKLEALYNKYTEYADIAAAHGQLAIAQKYLDLLPNEFPAAEVARNRVKLATQKAAPQPAAAATRAPASRAASRAPAPLGYQQAAPVAPVAATPANPYAPPVQAQQRAPVQNPYGSQYAPPGVSPYAPQGQGYAPSPPVGGGYAPPVQSFTSAGPPPRNTGPPPQIKKDVGAWNDLPESMAAKKPPPRRSTPSVAPVTSPYGGPAGLTSPPPVGPYQRGAPTPPPPPPKGPAPPRNTASPLTGPPQVGQQLPYRPGSASSHASTNPYAPPQPQVAPPLPSPMAVPRTASPYNPPPAGAPAPSRYAPAPAPQTYSQPLTSTPLAPPPSNPYAPAPVAHQSAPPVGQYAPPPPQGGRPPVGPPPSAGPPRAPVGPPPAGGPPRASPAPAAAAPPPPAVAKPRHPAGDRSHIPPSAQQLVEIFSQDMQRVAAKAPASFAPQVKDTQKRLGLLFDHLNNEELVQPDTIAQLAQLADALASKNYDVASKIQVDIQREKTEQCGQWMVGVKRLISMSKATP, encoded by the exons ATGGTCCGCCTGAGAGAGATCCCGCGGACCGGGGCCTTTGCCTGGTCGCCCGGTTCTGACGCCCTCGTCGTCACCGGCACCCGCTCCGGCGCAGTCGACGCCGACTTCTCCGACGAGACCAAGCTCGAGCTGTgggacctcaacctcgatTCCCAAGAACAGGGGCTCGAGCTCCAGCCGATAGCTACCATCAGCACAGAGTCCAG ATTCTACGATATAGCATGGGGTGCCCCAAGTGACGAGCACCCATTGGGTGTTGTTGCCGGCGCAATGGAGGATGGATCCCTGCAGCTGTGGGATgcccagaagctcaaggacaGCGAAGATGCCCTGATTTCACGCACGACAAAGCACACCGGCCCTGTCAAGTCACTCCAATTCAACCCCCTGAGACCACACGTTCTCGCCACGGCTGGCTCAAAGGGCGAACTCTTCATCTGGGACGTTAACGACACCTCGACCGCTTTCCGTCTtggcaccgccgccgcccaggATATCGAGTGCGTGGCATGGAACAGGAAGGTTTCCAACATTTTGGCGGCCGGAAGTGCCGGGGGATTTGTCTCAGTCTGGGATCTCAAGACGAAGAAGCtgtccttgaccttgacacCCAGAGACCGCAAGCCCGTCAGTGCGATCGCTTGGGACCCGAACAACTCGACGAGCCTCCTTACCGCAACGTCCGATGACACTAGCCCAGTTATTTCTCTCTGGAATCTGAGAAACTCGCAGGTTCCCGAGAAGACCCTTCAGGGCCACGATCAGGGCATTCTGTCTCTGTCTTGGTGCCAACAGGATCCAGGCCTGTTGATTTCTTGCGGCAAGGACAACCGATCACTCGTGTGGAACCCGCAGACCGGAGAGCGGTATGGCGAGTTCCCCGAGGCCACCAACTGGGCTTTCTCGACACGTTTCAACCCTGTCAACCCCAACTTGTCCGCCATTGCGTCTTTTGATGGCAAGATCACCATCCACACTCTGCAAAACACCAACCCTTCTACGGCGCCAGTGCCCCAAAACAGCTTGGACGATGATGACTTCTTCTCCAAGGCCCCGACCCAGCTTCAGACcacctctttctctctccctaGGGCTCCCAACTGGTTTGAGCGCCCTGTCAGCGTATCCTTTGGCTACGGTGGTAAGCTTGTCATTCTCCGCAAGAACGATACGCCCGCTGGTCAGCCCAGGTCTTCCAAGATCCAGATTGTTGGGTTCTCTGTAGACTCAGACATTGGATCTGCCACCGAGAAGTTTGAGGAGGCCTTTAAGAGTGGCGATCTCGCTGGCATCTGTGAGTCGCAGATTGAGTCTgccaagacggaggaggagaaggccgaaTGGCAGGTGTTGAAGACCCTGAGCGCCTCAGATGGCCGTACCAAGATTGTAGAGTATCTTGGCTACTccaaggaagaagaggaggagtccAACGGGGCTGAAGAATCCGAGACTGCCGAGACCaccgagaccaaggaggaaaCAGAAGAGACCGGCTTGGCTCCTCCCCAAGCCAATGGCGACGGCAAGAGGAAGCACAAGCGTGTGACGAGCATGTGGGGTGATGTagatgatggcgaggactTCTTGTCCGATTTGCCTGCCACCAAGGGCGCCAGAACCGACAACCCGTTCCACCTCCTGAGCGAGGGCAACACCCACCTCGAGGACAAGATTACCAAGGCCATTATCCTGGGCAAGTTCGAAAAGGCCGTCAACATCTGCTTGAAGGAGAACAGGATCGCCGATGCCTTCATTCTTGCTAACTGCGGTGGAAAGGATCTCGTCGACAAGGTCCAAACCGCTTACCTCGCGCAGAAGAAGGGTGCCCCCAGCTATCTCCGCGTGATCAACTCGATCATTGGAAAGAACCTTTGGGATGTCGTCTACAATGCCGACCTCGCCAACTGGAAGGAGACTATGGTTACTCTCTGCACCTTTGCTGATCCCTCCGAATTCCCTGATCTCTGCGAAGCACTTGGAGATCGCATCTACGAGTCCGGGTCGCGAAACGATGCTTCTTTCTGCTACCTTGTCGGCTccaagctggagaaggtggtggacatCTGGATCGCTCagctcaaggaggccgaggaggctggaCTGAAGGAGTCCACTAATGATTCGACTTTCTCGGTCCACGCCAGATCGCTGCAGCAGTTTATCGAGAAGGTTACCATGTTCCGTGCGGTGACCAAGTTCAccgatgaggagaagaacCTCACCGGCGGCTGGAAGCTCGAGGCTCTGTACAACAAGTATACAGAGTATGCTGATATTGCCGCTGCCCATGGCCAGCTGGCGATCGCTCAAAAGtacctcgacctcctccccaacgaGTTCCCTGCTGCCGAGGTTGCGAGAAACCGTGTCAAGCTTGCCACTCAGAAGGCTGCTCCCCagcctgctgccgctgctacTCGGGCTCCTGCCTCTCGCGCGGCTTCTCGCGCCCCTGCGCCTCTGGGTTATCAACAGGCCGCCCCTGTTGCCCCTGTTGCCGCCACACCCGCCAATCCATATGCTCCTCCTGTTCAGGCTCAGCAGCGCGCTCCCGTTCAGAACCCATATGGGTCTCAGTACGCCCCTCCAGGTGTCTCCCCATACGCTCCTCAAGGTCAGGGATAcgcgccttctcctcctgtAGGCGGTGGGTATGCACCTCCCGTTCAGTCTTTCACCTCGGCTGGCCCCCCACCTAGAAATACTGGGCCCCCGCCCCAGATCAAGAAGGACGTTGGTGCTTGGAATGATCTCCCAGAGTCTATGGCGGCGAagaagcctcctcctcggaggTCTACCCCAAGTGTCGCCCCGGTCACCTCGCCTTATGGTGGCCCCGCGGGTTTGACCAGCCCTCCCCCCGTTGGCCCCTATCAGCGAGgagcaccaacaccaccacctcctcctcccaagggCCCTGCACCCCCTCGCAACACGGCTTCTCCTTTGACTGGGCCCCCGCAGGTTGGCCAACAGCTGCCGTACAGACCCGGGTCGGCCTCTTCCCATGCTTCCACCAACCCGTACGcgcctccacaaccccaggTGGCACCTCCGCTGCCATCACCCATGGCTGTTCCCCGGACAGCATCGCCatacaacccccctcccgctgGTGCCCCTGCCCCGAGCAGATACGCCCCGGCACCAGCGCCGCAAACCTATAGCCAGCCCCTGACGTCCACCCCACttgctcctcccccgtccaaCCCGTACGCCCCTGCGCCCGTTGCACACCAGTCGGCACCACCCGTCGGCCAGTacgcacctcctcctccccagggCGGCCGGCCACCAGTGGGGCCTCCACCCAGCGCCGGTCCTCCCCGTGCTCCCGTAGGACCCCCACCAGCTGGCGGACCGCCCCGTGCTTCCCCTGCCCCGGCTGCggctgcccctccaccgccagcggTGGCCAAGCCCAGACATCCCGCCGGTGACCGGTCTCACATCCCTCCCAGCGCTCAGCAGCTGGTGGAAATCTTTAGCCAGGACATGCAGAGAGTAGCAGCCAAGGCTCCCGCTTCGTTCGCGCCGCAGGTCAAGGACACGCAGAAGCGTCTGGGTCTTCTCTTTGACCATCTCAACAATGAGGAGCTCGTCCAGCCAGACACGATTGCGCAGCTGGCTCAGTTGGCGGATGCTCTTGCCAGCAAGAACTACGACGTCGCGAGCAAGATCCAGGTGGACATTCAAAGGGAGAAGACTGAGCAGTGCGGACAGTGGATG GTTGGTGTGAAGCGGTTGATCAGCATGAGCAAGGCGACTCCTTGA
- a CDS encoding hypothetical protein (BUSCO:EOG09264XYD; EggNog:ENOG503NZ0I; COG:S), whose protein sequence is MVYYFTSTVVDPPAYIYVGKDKFENKLSSAHIYLRLPEGQTWDAIPDPLLTDLGQLTKANSIEGNKKDNITIIYTPWSNLKKDGSMAVGQVSFKDQKKVKRILIPQRENPIVNRLNKTKVEKHPDLRQEKEDRLKELRKRDHSAFLARKKEEARIAKERQEKKYQKDHAYDDIFTEENLAQSSNQDRGSDWEDDFM, encoded by the exons ATGGTCTACTATTTCACCTCGACCGTGGTTGACCCGCCGGCGTACATTTATGTCGGCAAGGACAAGTTTGAGA ACAAGCTCTCCTCAGCCCACATctacctccgcctccccgaAGGCCAAACCTGGGACGCCATCCCcgaccccctcctcaccgacCTCGGCCAGCTGACAAAGGCCAACTCGATCGAGGGCAACAAAAAggacaacatcaccatcatctaCACCCCCTGGTCCAACCTGAAGAAGGACGGCTCCATGGCCGTCGGCCAGGTCTCGTTCAAGGACCAGAAGAAAGTCAAGCGGATCCTGATCCCCCAAAGGGAGAACCCCATCGTGAACAGGctcaacaagaccaaggtgGAGAAGCACCCCGACTTGaggcaggagaaggaggatagACTCAAAgagctgaggaagagggatCATAGTGCTTTTCTGGCGAGG aaaaaagaagaagcccgcATCGCCAAAGAGCGCCAGGAGAAGAAATACCAAAAGGACCACGCCTACGACGACATCTTCACCGAGGAGAACCTGGCCCAGTCCAGCAACCAGGACAGGGGGTCAGATTGGGAGGATGATTTCATGTag
- a CDS encoding hypothetical protein (EggNog:ENOG503NXK5; COG:S): MASPPSKINILITSFTGSSLPPTLSLALPPSTPISTLITTLDSRLPSSSSLLCTRQLLLTTLSSTYLPPSSPSPISSLLSSQKDDFLTLRLSAPLCGGKGGFGSQLRAAGGRMSKRKKTQEDNGSSRNLNGRRLRTVTEAKALAEYLAIKPEMDKKEREARKKRWEQIVEMTERKQEEIKYGSKKVGLDGKWVEEKEVGEERMREAVAEAMRRGLVVDNLLGTSVGSSGSGSGSGEEEEEDREMGDGSEGGEEHSQGSKETTPPSEVEPEADTAKVDGKGKGKEKEVVKPVEKPQARTFFGFDEDDEFMSSDEE; encoded by the coding sequence atggcctcccccccctcaaagaTCAACATCCTCATTACCTCCTTCACAggctcctccctccccccaaccctctccctcgccctccccccctcaacccccatctcaaccctcatcaccaccctcgactcccgcctcccctcctcctcctccctcctctgcacccgccaactcctcctaacaaccctctcctccacctaccttcccccctcctccccctcccccatctcttcCTTACTCTCCTCACAAAAAGATGActtcctcaccctccgcctctcAGCCCCCCTCTGCGGCGGCAAAGGCGGCTTCGGCTCCCAACTCCGCGCAGCAGGAGGCCGCATGTCCAAGCGCAAAAAAACCCAAGAAGACAACGGCTCCTCCCGCAACCTCAACGGCCGAAGGCTACGGACCGTCACCGAGGCGAAAGCACTCGCCGAGTACCTTGCTATCAAACCTGagatggacaagaaggaaagggaggcgCGCAAGAAGAGGTGGGAGCAGATTGTGGAGATGACGGAGAGGAAGCAAGAGGAGATCAAATATGGCAGTAAaaaggttgggttggatgggaagtgggtggaggagaaggaggtgggggaggagaggatgagggaggcggttgcagaggcgatgaggagggggttggtggttgataaTCTTTTGGGGACGTCGGTGGGAAGTAGTGGATCTGGCTCGGGttcgggagaggaggaggaggaggatagggagatgggggatggtagcgaggggggtgaggagcaCAGTCAAGGGTCGAAAGAGACGACGCCGCCTTCGGAGGTTGAGCCTGAGGCTGACACGGCAAAGGTGGATGGtaaagggaaggggaaggagaaggaggtggtgaagccgGTGGAGAAACCTCAGGCGAGGACTTTTTTCGGctttgatgaggatgatgagtttATGAGCTCTGATGAGGAGTGA
- a CDS encoding hypothetical protein (BUSCO:EOG092642CB; COG:J; EggNog:ENOG503NXKC): protein MAPRLAPVGAGLTLRLPLRTTSPASLLRTTQFHTSTPQSVKLGWSTLPPRAKPTRFNQVTSGLPAPTAGPAAALKRKAQSTPVRAGVLAIKKGMTAFMGLTGTRIPCTVLQLDRVQTVLNKTRKDHGYWAVQVGFGERDPKNVGAPMLGYYEAKGIAPKEQLAEFKVRDEKGLLPVGVQLMPDWFYIGQRVDVRSNSRGMGFAGGMKRHGFSGQEASHGNSKNHRTIGSAGPSQGSGSRVLPGKKMPGRMGNQRVTVQNLPILLIDNDLGIVVVKGAVAGPKGCVVKIQDACKKPPPPEEHIEKTMRALKERFPNAEEHLQQARERHLELKRARREKRIEEILAGGWEPTREQAEMMERAAAEDGHESLGGEQQQQRATL from the coding sequence atGGCCCCCCGACTGGCGCCAGTAGGCGCAGGACTCACCCTCCGACTACCCCTCCGAACAACCTCCCcggcctccctcctccgaacAACGCAATTCCACacttccaccccccaatccGTAAAACTCGGCTggtccaccctccccccccgcgCCAAACCAACCCGCTTCAACCAAGTCACCTCGggcctccccgcccccaccgccggcccagccgccgccctcaAGCGAAAAGCCCAGTCCACGCCCGTCCGCGCCGGCGTGCTGGCCATAAAGAAGGGCATGACCGCCTTCATGGGCCTGACCGGTACACGCATCCCCTGCAccgtcctccagctcgaccGCGTCCAGACCGTCctcaacaaaacaagaaaagaccACGGGTACTGGGCCGTGCAAGTCGGTTTCGGGGAACGTGACCCGAAAAACGTTGGCGCGCCGATGCTGGGGTACTACGAAGCAAAGGGCATCGCGCCCAAGGAACAACTCGCGGAATTCAAGGTcagggatgagaaggggttgCTGCCGGTCGGTGTCCAGCTCATGCCGGACTGGTTCTACATCGGGCAGAGGGTTGATGTGAGGAGTAACTCTCGGGGTATGGGTTTTGCGGGTGGCATGAAGAGGCATGGGTTTTCCGGCCAGGAGGCGTCGCATGGTAATTCGAAGAACCATCGGACTATTGGTTCTGCTGGTCCTTCGCAGGGTAGCGGCAGCAGAGTGCTgccggggaagaagatgcCCGGACGGATGGGGAACCAGAGGGTTACGGTGCAGAACCTGCCGATCCTCCTGATTGATAACGATCTTGGGATCGTGGTTGTCAAGGGGGCTGTGGCGGGGCCGAAGGGGTGTGTGGTCAAGATTCAGGATGCGTGcaagaagccgccgccgccggagGAGCACATCGAGAAGACGATGAGGGCTTTGAAGGAGAGGTTTCCCAACGCGGAGGAGCATTTGCagcaggcgagggagaggcatCTCGAGCTGAAGAGGGCCAGACGGGAAAAGAGGATAGAGGAGATTTTggctggggggtgggagccGACGAGGGAgcaggccgagatgatggagCGGGCGGCTGCTGAGGATGGGCATGAGAGTTTGGGtggggagcagcagcagcagcgggctACGTTGTAA
- a CDS encoding hypothetical protein (EggNog:ENOG503P7MU; COG:S), whose protein sequence is MFATRSLRMFRATPRMMRPIPKEEQSAHTVSQRLRRLKNIPAELIPLGVVVGFAVCAACYSITRHLVVDKTIRLKRQNRAADSHAAAGEHH, encoded by the exons ATGTTTGCTACGCGCTCTCTGCGGATGTTCCGGGCCACCCCCCGCATGATGCGGCCCATTCCC AAGGAGGAGCAGTCTG CCCACACTGTCTCCCAGCGCCTCAGACGCCTTAAGAACATCCCCGCCGAGTTGATTCCCCTTG gtgtcgtcgtcggcttcGCCGTCTGCGCGGCTTGCTACTCCATCACCCGTCACTTGGTCGTTGACAAGACCATCCGTCTCAAGAGACAAAATCGCGCTGCCGACAGCCACGCCGCTGCCGGTGAGCACCACTGA
- a CDS encoding hypothetical protein (EggNog:ENOG503P68Q) produces MVAATAGGWFPPRLPTPFVYPSSTVGTSTSSSRRGGGRGGGVYTELNRSHSSPSPHPSTPNPLLTTPTPEPDNNSRGFLLPESEPRIPPRKPIIMNSREKYRHHNFPPAAPKSWIKYIILVTVLLAMDGIISLALVSSTVSFLHNYGKGPFEMGYPLGVSGFLLSGHPAGLVTNHGHAVNAAGGTAVVVVGGGGVLGLWGLCRFHSRRRKDYANYTRSPPPKVFQAWAVVVVLSFLLSLGALAYTFVETRRTSGQSIDPNVAEEYQFPRLYPDDRWTPETWFEAVIALPMEDSRDEEVIREKLRLMRGWKWNTIPMFLLGLTLAGLVVREVVFFGGWGSKGRRVREEKRQEELGMAGLNGMSGYRGVGDGPL; encoded by the exons ATGGTAGCCGCCACCGCTGGCGGCTGGttccccccccgcctcccaaccccctttgtctacccatcctcaacagtagggacctcaacctcgtcgagccgtcgcggcggcggccgcggcggcggtgtcTACACCGAACTCAACAGAAGCcattcctctccctctccccacccatcaacccccaaccccttgctcacaacccccacccctgAACCTGACAACAACTCGAGGGGGTTTCTACTACCGGAATCAGAACCAAGGATACCACCCCGAAAACCGATAATCATGAACAGCAGAGAAAAATACCGGCATCACAACTTCCCGCCTGCGGCGCCGAAATCGTGGATAAAGTACATTATCTTGGTCACGGTACTGCTAGCAATGGACGGGATCATCTCCCTTGCGCTCGTCTCATCAACCGTGTCTTTTCTCCATAACTACGGAAAGGGACCCTTCGAGATGGGCTACCCGTTGGGTGTGTCTGGCTTCCTGCTCTCGGGACACCCGGCCGGGTTGGTGACGAACCATGGGCATGCTGTCAATGCGGCGGGTgggacggcggtggtggtagttgggggagggggggtgttgggctTGTGGGGGTTGTGCAGGTTTCATTCGCGG AGAAGAAAAGACTATGCAAACTACACTCGTTCCCCACCGCCCAAGGTTTTTCAGGCctgggctgttgttgtggtctTGTCGTTTTTGCTTTCGCTTGGGGCGTTGGCGTACACTTTTGTCGAGACGAGGCGGACGAGCGGGCAGAGTATTGATCCGAATGTGGCCGAGGAGTACCAGTTTCCGCGGTTGTATCCTGATGATAGGTGGACGCCCGAGACTTGGTTTGAGGCTGTGATTGCGTTGCCGATGGAGGATtcgagggatgaggaggtgattagggagaagctgaggttgatgagggggtggaagtggaaTACTATTCCCATGTTTCTGCTTGGGTTGACATTGgcagggttggtggtgagggaagTGGTGttctttggggggtgggggtctaaggggaggagggtgagggaggagaagagacaggaggagttggggatggCAGGGTTGAATGGGATGAGTGGATATaggggagttggagatgggCCGTTATGA
- the COA1 gene encoding cytochrome oxidase assembly protein 1 (EggNog:ENOG503P37B; BUSCO:EOG09265LIB; COG:S) encodes MLLSRLTQRGALLRRIPSQISQRTQPLRQQIQKRTLIPAPKRGDGPLMERRADRELPPLPSSKWMKTLPLFALCVGVASVAIFNYQKFSSPVVGATLYALRTSDVGREHLGDNIYFAQQIPWISGTLNQVQGRIDITFRVKGTKGEGVMRFASFRPSPRGVFETTEWSLEMDGGKKIDLLDGAEDPFKVMTGADQLGIDLDDDEGDSFAAKRGFRK; translated from the exons ATGCTGCTGTCAAGGTTAACACAAAGGGGGGCCCTCTTGAGGCGGATACCCTCCCAAATATCACAGCGGACACAACCCCTCAGGCAGCAAATACAAAAACGAACCTTAATACCAGCCCCCAAACGAGGCGACGGCCCCCTCATGGAGCGCAGAGCAGATAGAGAGCTTCCCC ccctcccctcctccaaatgGATgaaaaccctccccctcttcgcCCTCTGCGTGGGCGTCGCCTCGGTCGCCATCTTCAATTACCAAAAGTTCTCCTCCCCTGTCGTCGGCGCCACCCTCTACGCCCTCCGCACCTCGGACGTCGGCCGCGAGCACCTCGGCGACAACATCTACTTTGCGCAGCAGATCCCCTGGATCTCTGGCACTCTCAACCAGGTTCAGGGCAGGATCGATATTACGTTCAGGGTGAAGGGCAcaaagggggagggcgtCATGCGGTTTGCCTCGTTCAGGCCGTCGCCAAGGGGCGTGTTTGAGACGACAGAgtggagcttggagatggatgggggaaAGAAGATTGACCTGCTGGACGGAGCCGAGGATCCCTTCAAGGTCATGACGGGGGCTGATCAGCTGGGGATTGatctggatgatgatgagggtgataGCTTTGCTGCCAAGAGGGGGTTCAGGAAGTAG
- a CDS encoding hypothetical protein (COG:O; EggNog:ENOG503NU3H), with protein MSHHCHDEHHDHSHGGEGEHDHSDDITPALQFSLYQHIDFDGVTTLNEATYGSGKEVLKKTWAERLRVEPEVESDGDEQLLVNVPFTGQVKLHSILLRTSDSDSAPKTMKVIINRDDVDFDVAESATATQEFELARTGEVQEIAVRRARFNAVRRLSLFFPDNFGDGDEDVTRISYIGFKGEWMQLGRAPANILYEAAANPSDHKVKGVGVNQMGSDIQ; from the exons aTGTCCCACCACTGCCACGACGAACACCACGACCACTCTcatggcggggagggagaacaTGACCACAGCGACGACATCACGCCCGCGCTGCAGTTTTCGTTGTACCAGCACATTGACTTTGACGGGGTGACGACGCTGAATGAGGCTACTTATGGGTCAGGGAAGgaggtgctgaagaagacgtgggcggagaggttgagggttgagCCTGAGGTTGAGAGCGATGGGGATGAGCAGTTGTTGGTGAATGTGCC ATTTACCGGACAGGTCAAGCTGCATAGTATCTTGTTGAGGACATCAGACAGTGATTCTGCGCCAAAGACGATGAAAGTTATCATCAACAGGGATGATGTCGATTTTGATGTTGCTGAAAGCGCAACCGCGACGCAGGAGTTTGAATTAGCCCggacgggggaggtgcaGGAGATTGCGGTG agaagagccCGCTTCAACGCCGTCCGCCGCCtgtccctcttcttccccgacAACTTTGGCGACGGAGACGAGGACGTCACGAGGATATCGTACATTGGTTTCAAGGGGGAGTGGATGCAGCTGGGACGAGCACCGGCAAATATCCTGTacgaggcggcggcgaaccCGAGTGATCACAAGGTtaagggggtgggggttaaCCAGATGGGAAGTGACATTCAGTAG